A window of Pseudomonas guangdongensis contains these coding sequences:
- a CDS encoding EAL domain-containing protein, giving the protein MALEALQQHFRTEQETLWGDGLALSAAADGVSGHFARLRLHSHFQPLLDAVTLQPLAHEALLRPLDPHSGAYLPPSAAFACARTPQEAVYLDRLCRVVHALNFVRQQPGRQLLFLNVSGRHLAAVAQEHGAAFERLLALCGLQPQQVVLEILEASVDQLELLQTALQAYRKRGFRIAMDDFGCQHSNFDRLWQLTPDLVKLDRHLIQQAEVNPRARLILPKLIGIIHDLGAQAVWNRDGAAAPPLRGRRQRPAAGLLLCPSAADAAARRCRNACGVAPGGAGIGTAIRLRRRARPER; this is encoded by the coding sequence ATGGCACTGGAAGCCCTGCAACAGCATTTCCGCACCGAACAGGAAACCCTCTGGGGCGACGGCCTGGCCCTGAGCGCCGCCGCCGACGGCGTGTCGGGGCACTTCGCCCGCCTGCGCCTGCACAGCCACTTCCAGCCGCTGCTCGATGCCGTCACGCTGCAGCCGCTGGCCCATGAGGCGCTGCTGCGCCCGCTCGACCCGCACAGCGGCGCCTATCTGCCGCCCAGCGCCGCTTTCGCCTGTGCCCGCACGCCGCAGGAGGCGGTGTATCTGGATCGCCTGTGCCGGGTGGTGCATGCGCTCAACTTCGTCCGCCAGCAGCCGGGCCGGCAACTGCTGTTCCTCAATGTCAGCGGCCGCCACCTGGCGGCCGTGGCCCAGGAGCACGGCGCCGCCTTCGAACGACTGCTGGCCCTGTGCGGCCTGCAGCCGCAGCAGGTAGTGCTGGAAATCCTCGAAGCCAGCGTCGACCAGCTGGAACTGCTGCAGACCGCCCTGCAGGCCTACCGCAAACGCGGCTTCCGCATCGCGATGGACGACTTCGGCTGCCAGCACTCCAATTTCGACCGCCTCTGGCAGCTCACCCCGGACCTGGTGAAGCTGGATCGCCACCTGATCCAGCAGGCCGAGGTCAACCCGCGCGCGCGGCTGATCCTGCCCAAGCTGATCGGGATCATCCACGACCTCGGCGCCCAGGCGGTGTGGAATCGAGACGGCGCAGCAGCACCGCCTCTGCGTGGACGCCGGCAGCGACCTGCTGCAGGGCTACTACTATGCCCGTCCGCAGCCGACGCTGCTGCGCGACGGTGCCGCAACGCCTGCGGTGTCGCGCCCGGCGGCGCTGGCATAGGTACGGCAATCCGGCTGCGCCGCAGGGCACGGCCAGAACGGTAA
- a CDS encoding peroxiredoxin — protein MSIRLGDIAPDFEQDSSLGRIRFHEWLGDSWGILFSHPADFTPVCTTELGFTAKLKDQFAQRGVKAIALSVDPVDSHLKWIGDIEETQDTRVNFPILADADRKVSDLYDLIHPNASDTLTVRSLFIIDPAKKVRLIITYPASTGRNFHEILRVIDSLQLTDSHKVATPANWQDGDEVVIVPSLKDEEELKQRFPKGYRAVKPYLRLTPQPNR, from the coding sequence ATGAGCATCCGCCTCGGCGACATCGCCCCCGATTTCGAACAGGACTCCAGCCTCGGCCGCATCCGTTTCCACGAGTGGCTCGGCGACAGCTGGGGCATCCTGTTCTCCCACCCGGCCGACTTCACCCCGGTGTGCACCACCGAGCTGGGCTTCACCGCCAAGCTCAAGGACCAGTTCGCCCAGCGCGGCGTCAAGGCCATCGCCCTGTCGGTCGACCCGGTGGACTCGCACCTGAAGTGGATCGGGGACATCGAGGAAACCCAGGACACCCGGGTCAACTTCCCGATCCTCGCCGACGCCGACCGCAAGGTGTCCGACCTCTACGACCTGATCCACCCCAACGCCAGCGACACCCTGACCGTGCGCTCGCTGTTCATCATCGACCCGGCCAAGAAGGTGCGGCTGATCATCACCTACCCGGCCAGCACCGGGCGCAACTTCCACGAGATCCTGCGGGTGATCGATTCGCTGCAGCTGACCGACAGCCACAAGGTCGCCACCCCGGCCAACTGGCAGGACGGCGACGAGGTGGTGATCGTACCCTCGCTCAAGGACGAGGAAGAACTCAAGCAGCGCTTCCCCAAAGGCTACCGCGCGGTGAAGCCCTACCTGCGCCTGACCCCGCAGCCGAACCGCTGA
- a CDS encoding sulfate ABC transporter substrate-binding protein, translating to MKRLLTSSLLAASVALASGAAQAATLLNVSYDVMRDFYKEYNVAFQKHWQAEGNKPLQIQMSHGGSSKQARAVIDGLPADVITMNMATDINALHDIGKLIPQNWASLLPDNSAPFTSATVFIVRKGNPKGLKDWPDLLKDGVEVVVPNPKTSGNGRYTYLSAWGYVLKQGGDEAAAREFVGKLFRQAPVLDTGGRAATTTFMQNKIGDVLVTFENEAEMIAREFGRGEFEVVYPSVSVQAEPPVAVVDKVVDKKGTRAEAEAYLKYLWSDEGQRIAAANYLRPRNPAILQEFADRFPQVELLDAVKTFGEWPQIQQTHFNDGGVFDQTYGAQQ from the coding sequence ATGAAGCGACTGCTCACTTCCTCCCTGCTGGCCGCCAGCGTGGCGCTGGCTTCCGGCGCCGCCCAGGCCGCCACGCTGCTCAACGTCTCCTACGACGTGATGCGCGACTTCTACAAGGAATACAACGTGGCCTTCCAGAAGCACTGGCAGGCCGAGGGCAACAAGCCGCTGCAGATCCAGATGTCCCATGGCGGTTCCAGCAAGCAGGCCCGCGCGGTGATCGACGGCCTGCCGGCCGACGTCATCACCATGAACATGGCCACCGACATCAACGCCCTGCACGACATCGGCAAGCTGATCCCGCAGAACTGGGCGAGCCTGCTGCCGGACAACAGCGCGCCCTTCACCTCGGCCACCGTGTTCATCGTGCGCAAGGGCAACCCTAAGGGCCTCAAGGACTGGCCGGACCTGCTCAAGGACGGCGTCGAGGTGGTGGTGCCCAACCCGAAGACCTCGGGCAACGGCCGCTATACTTACCTGTCGGCCTGGGGCTACGTGCTCAAGCAGGGCGGCGACGAGGCGGCGGCGCGCGAGTTCGTCGGCAAGCTGTTCCGCCAGGCGCCAGTGCTGGACACCGGCGGCCGCGCGGCGACCACCACCTTCATGCAGAACAAGATCGGCGACGTGCTGGTGACCTTCGAGAACGAGGCGGAGATGATCGCCCGCGAATTCGGCCGCGGCGAGTTCGAGGTGGTCTACCCGAGCGTCTCGGTGCAGGCCGAGCCGCCGGTGGCGGTGGTCGACAAGGTGGTCGACAAGAAGGGCACCCGCGCCGAGGCCGAGGCCTACCTCAAGTACCTGTGGTCCGACGAAGGCCAGCGCATCGCCGCCGCCAACTACCTGCGCCCGCGCAACCCGGCGATCCTCCAGGAGTTCGCCGACCGCTTCCCGCAGGTCGAACTGCTCGATGCGGTGAAGACCTTCGGCGAGTGGCCGCAGATCCAGCAGACCCACTTCAACGACGGTGGCGTGTTCGACCAGACCTACGGCGCCCAGCAGTAA
- the trhA gene encoding PAQR family membrane homeostasis protein TrhA — translation MYHGERFNAWTHLVGAVLASIGALCLLVQALWEGEPLKIGSIAVYGASLVLLYVVSTVYHSVRGRAKAIMRKLDHLSIYLLIAGSYTPFCVVSLQGPWGWSLLGLVWGMALVGILQELKPRSEARRLSLVIYALMGWSAVLALEPLASALGPGGLGWLLAGGIFYTVGIVFFVLDRRLRHGHGIWHLFVIAGSTLHYVTVTLYVV, via the coding sequence ATGTATCACGGTGAGCGCTTCAACGCCTGGACGCATCTGGTCGGCGCGGTGCTGGCCAGCATCGGCGCGCTCTGCCTGCTGGTCCAGGCACTCTGGGAGGGCGAGCCGCTGAAGATCGGCAGCATCGCGGTCTACGGCGCCAGCCTGGTGCTGCTCTACGTGGTTTCGACCGTCTATCACAGCGTGCGCGGGCGAGCCAAGGCGATCATGCGCAAGCTCGATCACCTGTCGATCTACCTGCTGATCGCCGGCAGCTATACCCCCTTCTGCGTCGTGAGCCTGCAGGGGCCTTGGGGCTGGTCGCTGCTCGGCTTGGTCTGGGGCATGGCGCTGGTGGGCATACTCCAGGAACTCAAGCCGCGCTCCGAAGCGCGCCGGCTGTCGCTGGTGATCTACGCGCTGATGGGCTGGAGCGCCGTGCTGGCCCTGGAGCCGCTGGCCAGCGCGCTCGGCCCCGGCGGGCTGGGCTGGCTGCTGGCCGGCGGCATCTTCTACACGGTAGGCATCGTCTTCTTCGTCCTCGACCGGCGCCTGCGCCACGGGCACGGCATCTGGCACCTGTTCGTGATCGCCGGCAGCACCCTGCACTACGTGACGGTGACGCTCTATGTGGTCTGA
- a CDS encoding tyrosine-type recombinase/integrase, giving the protein MPNAPQPLFETYNRFLDLNFLQLSEELPAVRAYLAGFPPELQVVEGYLAVRGFLKSYAGNEPTFNSYRTHVERLLLWSMLVAGKPLLELRRRDAEAFMEFCLRPPRDWIGPMVRSRFVRIGGRKKLESDTYAVNEDWRPFSVTTPKRNRSLSESGAVAEEQRPYRMSQGSVAQVFAVCGSFFQHAIDEGLTEVNPFRAVKQKSVYKQRNTLDVSGRSLTPLQWGYVIETAEQMADAEPEVHERTLFILATLFAMYLRVSDLVGRDNWEPTMGDFRRDTTGNWWFHVVGKGNKAAKISVRDDYIQNYLTRYRRHLGLPALPSPHETHPLLSTLKGRAGLSDRHLRLLLQQVFDRALQRMVEEGWSNDEVDHLRSASLHWLRHTSATFDAPHRDMKDLQADLRHNSLSTTQNTYYNSLDEQRAHSVKHLRIKD; this is encoded by the coding sequence ATGCCCAACGCACCGCAACCGCTGTTCGAAACCTATAACCGCTTTCTGGACCTGAACTTTCTGCAACTGAGCGAGGAACTGCCGGCCGTGCGCGCGTATCTCGCCGGCTTTCCGCCCGAACTGCAGGTGGTCGAGGGTTATCTGGCCGTGCGCGGGTTCCTCAAGTCCTATGCCGGCAACGAGCCGACCTTCAACTCCTACCGCACCCATGTCGAGCGGCTGCTGCTGTGGTCCATGCTGGTCGCCGGCAAGCCGCTGCTCGAACTGCGCCGGCGCGATGCCGAAGCCTTCATGGAGTTCTGCCTGCGTCCGCCCCGGGACTGGATCGGGCCGATGGTCCGCTCGCGTTTCGTGCGTATCGGCGGGCGCAAGAAGCTCGAATCCGACACCTACGCGGTCAACGAGGACTGGCGGCCGTTCAGCGTCACCACGCCCAAGCGCAACCGCTCGCTGAGCGAGAGCGGCGCCGTTGCCGAGGAGCAGCGGCCCTACCGGATGTCCCAGGGCTCGGTCGCCCAGGTCTTCGCCGTCTGCGGCAGTTTCTTCCAGCACGCCATCGACGAGGGCCTGACCGAGGTCAACCCGTTCCGCGCGGTCAAGCAGAAGTCGGTCTACAAGCAGCGCAACACCCTGGACGTTTCCGGGCGCTCGCTCACGCCGCTGCAATGGGGTTACGTGATCGAAACCGCCGAGCAGATGGCCGACGCCGAGCCCGAGGTTCACGAGCGCACCCTGTTCATCCTCGCCACGCTGTTCGCCATGTACCTGCGCGTTTCCGATCTGGTCGGCCGCGACAACTGGGAGCCGACCATGGGCGACTTCCGCCGCGATACCACCGGCAACTGGTGGTTCCATGTGGTCGGCAAGGGCAACAAGGCGGCCAAGATCAGCGTGCGCGACGACTACATCCAGAACTACCTGACCCGCTACCGGCGCCATCTGGGGCTGCCTGCCCTGCCCTCGCCCCATGAAACCCACCCGCTGCTCAGCACCCTCAAGGGCCGCGCCGGGCTGTCCGACCGCCACTTGCGCCTGCTCCTGCAACAGGTCTTCGATCGCGCCCTGCAGCGCATGGTCGAGGAAGGCTGGAGCAACGACGAGGTCGACCACCTGCGCTCCGCCTCGCTGCACTGGCTGCGCCACACCTCGGCGACCTTCGACGCGCCGCACCGCGACATGAAGGATCTGCAGGCCGACCTGCGTCACAACAGCCTGAGCACCACCCAGAACACCTACTACAACTCCCTCGACGAGCAGCGCGCCCACTCGGTCAAGCACCTGCGCATCAAGGACTGA
- the ssuE gene encoding NADPH-dependent FMN reductase, translating to MRVVSLSGSPSQQSRSGGLLDWSRRWLSARGVEVVGFGVRDFAAEDLLHGRFDSPQVIELAERVREADGLLVATPVYKAAYSGALKTLLDLLPERALARQVVLPLATAGSPAHLLALDYALKPVLAALKAEEVLQGVFADDAQTRYQDDGLWLAPELEQRLEGALEQFYQALARRPQHLQPGQLERQLLGARWSI from the coding sequence ATGCGGGTCGTATCTCTTTCCGGCAGTCCCTCGCAGCAGTCGCGCTCCGGCGGCCTGCTCGACTGGTCGCGGCGCTGGTTGAGCGCGCGCGGCGTCGAGGTGGTCGGCTTCGGCGTGCGCGACTTCGCCGCTGAGGATCTGCTCCACGGGCGCTTCGACAGCCCGCAGGTCATCGAACTGGCCGAGCGTGTACGCGAAGCCGATGGCCTGCTGGTCGCCACGCCGGTGTACAAGGCCGCCTATTCCGGCGCGCTGAAGACCCTGCTCGACCTGCTGCCCGAGCGCGCCCTCGCCCGCCAGGTGGTGCTGCCGCTGGCCACCGCCGGCAGCCCGGCGCACCTCTTGGCGCTGGACTACGCACTGAAGCCGGTGCTCGCCGCGCTGAAGGCCGAGGAAGTGCTGCAGGGCGTGTTCGCCGACGATGCGCAGACCCGCTATCAGGACGACGGCCTGTGGCTGGCGCCGGAACTGGAGCAGCGTCTTGAAGGCGCCCTGGAACAGTTCTACCAGGCACTGGCGCGCCGCCCGCAGCACCTGCAGCCGGGGCAGCT